TTACAAATTGCAAACATGAAGTTTTGCCGTGTCTGCAGCCTTCGACATTGGAGTCATCATCTTAAGGCAGGAGTGACGTGGATGCTAAAATGTTTCTCTAGTGTTAATtttgattaacccggtagcagcgacgggccaaatttgtggtttctttactgtgtagcagcgacgggccaaatttttgccatgatataaaccccccaaaatagatgatgcataaactgatcagaaatgcgttgatatatattatgaaatggtttgtgtgagtgatgatttttttctcatttttctcgcttagagggcttttaagaaacatgatccttgcagctaccgggttaacggcTGACTGTTAAAACATCCTCTTGAGTATTTATTAAGTTATGTAACCAGTTTGGGTTTTAATTACATTTTTGAGAtggagttagaagtgttggattttcacagttaagtcGACAAATTACAAACTCAGTCATACAAAGTGATAAAACACTTATTTGAATAATATTATTTTCGACTTACGACCGACCAACAAATATCGATCTGCCTCCCGTTTCGAGTGCCCGGTGGATTgttgattgagtgattgattgattgatagtttattgttgagaAAAGGATTTGTTGTTCGAATATATTTATTTCTTGTGTGCCTTGAGAAGTGGAGATACCCCCTTAATACCTCCATACCCACGACGACGGAATCATCTAAAGGTATTTGTGTTAATCATTACACCCGTTGCACAATGGAGTTTCACATAACCATATGGTatagtccctccctctcctttgccTTACTTTTCAGTGGCATTACATTATATATCTTCCCCTGCTAGAATACACTTTAACATAATAATTTGATTAatccatttatatatattcttgCTTGCATCACGcatttcctatccttttccttctattgagCTGTCCGTCTTTGTATCGCTCCTTAGGTCCTCCTTAATTGGTGCTTCTTTACACTTCTACACTTCATTACGCACACTTAGTTATTTATCTGCGTACATTATTATACATCACTTTGCACTgagctcttttttttctgtactctTTGCTTCcactgactttgcttttctattttattttcctttgttttcttcactttagaTTACTCTGGACTTTTCTTTTTGCATGTCTCTTTtctgtcgttttgtttgtttccacttTTCAAGCTTTTTCTTTCCAGCATGTGTGGCCTTTGAGCGCCGATGAAATGGTTGATTCTCGTGACCAAGACCAAGCTCGaccacctgtacagcaagagcaagagccccGTCAATGTGCTAAGCCTGGGAGTCCACAATCCACTGGTCTATATCCCAAAGTGACATCCACGAGAGGTCTTCACAGAGGTGAGAATTCCATACTGAGTTACGCGCCTGCTGCTAGTGTAAGACTGTATACTTCAGAGCGCGGTGGGGAGAGTAATAAGTTGGCAGTTCGTACAGACACTCCAGCATTGCCAGTACACATGTGTTGCTTACCTAATGATTGCTTATATACCTGATGACTTCTTAAGAGGCAAGGGAAATAGTGCGCATAAAGGGTTATTTTTTAAAGAAATAATTCTGGCACTGTTGACACCTTCCGGCAGTGTATTCCACAAGGGTTCACAACGCTTGATTTACATAgacctggatctggatctggataataatgcgcagggcacctgtatggtgcataacacgcatacaTGTAGTGGCCCTCAGTGGGCCGCTCTTCACTTTGAGGTGAAgcatggggggtaggggtgggcagAGCTTAGCTGGTGAGCAATTCCACTCAAAACATTGGATTTCTTGCTCCCAGATCATCGGAGTAAATGAGCTTATCTGCCTTATTTCCACatatatgtttttagttattcatctgctgcagtatatgcactaaggatgtctgtacaggttttcatagaaaaacaccagcatttccttgtctttattctgtagaagatgaaaagaaatgtcccacacccgccttgatccctcacacttcctctgtataataTTCATTATGTATTGATCATGGCCTTACTCTTAATGTAGAAGGATGTACAGCCGTCTATGTTTAGCATCTCAGATTTTTTAGAATAAATATTAAAGGTAAATGTTCATTAGAGATCACTCCAAGATTTCACTTTCTGACatgtttttatgtgttttatgaaTGTCAGTCGTTTCACTCTtaaataacaattttttttacaatttGATCTGTCCCCCCTTCTAGAGCAGTGGTTTATGGACGAGATGGCAAACAGACTACATATACCAAAACCTGTCAAATATAAGATGGTTTGTTCTTGGAGATGCTGAAACGAAGGAATATTAATTAATcatgagaggaagaatgataatTCTTTAGTCTTTCATACTGTATACAGTGTATGCTTCCTTGCTTTCAGTCACAATGTGCAGCAGGAACAATCAGTATATGGGGAAGGTCATTGTAGCACCCATGGTGAGAGTGTGCACGCTGCCCTTTAGACTCCTCACCATTGATTATGGCACCGATCTGGTCTACACTGAAGAAACAGTAGATTATAAGATATTACGTTCTGTCAAAAGATACAATGGTAaggtttcaaaatattttaattcATATTGTTGATAACATTGTTTACTGAGGCTAATTCAAGTTTAATTTATGTTTATATGGACTATATATAATACATACTTGGTTAACCCTTTGCCTTGAcaggtaatgatttttttttaaatttttttatttatttatttatttattttttcagaaGTGTTGGGCACCACTGATTTCATTGATAAGTCAGATGGAACGGTATTTTTCCGGACTTGtgaaaaagaacgaaataaagTAATATTCCAGATTGGCACAAATGATGCCCAAAGAGCACTCAAAGTAGGGAAGATAGTGTAAGTTGTTTTTATAAGTTCAATATGAATTGACTAAGCATGTAGATATGTTGTAGAATAAGTGTCATATCTCAGTTTCCATTTCAAAAGAAAATTTGAGTAGTTTATTTTTAGAATTATTAACAAAGCTTCACtttaaagataatgatgatgaaggtagACATTGTAAATTATGAAGTGGCTTCTATGATAGCCATCACACTGCTTAACAACTGAAATGAGCTTGGCATTGGACCAATTAGGGAACCATATGTGGCAGGCGTGGACGTCAACATGGGGTGCCCCAAGGAGTTCAGTCtcaagggaggaatgggagcagCACTTCTTTCTCAGCCAGAGAAGGTAAGTCGCCTAGTTAAGGACCCATCTTTGGCTCACAGATGCATGTATGCTTTTAGTTTTATGCAAGATTATTATTTATGTATCATAATTATTTGGACATATTGTATTTATCTTAGTTGTTTAAGTCTCCATGTGATTTAGTTTGTTGTTATGAGTGATTTTGCAAATGGTAGGGTTGTTTAAGTTTTCTGGAATCAGTTTTGTTACTTAGAAAAAAAGTAGTATGCTCTTTACCATGTCTTCTCTTTTAATAATTAATTTTCACTAATTAAAAAATGGGTGCTGTTTAGAAATTGATTAAAAAAACTCCCTTAatggattaaagaaaaaaatcagaaggTAGGGTTAATGGATATCAGCAGTGCATGGAAATGGTCGGTCATCAGTGGGACAAAACTGGAACACTGCTTCCACCACTTCCACAAGAAAACCATGTGGCTTCTGTCAGGCCCTTGTTCCACCCCATATATAGTTGTAGCTGCTCCCCCAAAAAGGATCAGAGGAGTATTCGAAAGAGAGGGTGACATTCAGTTAGAAAAGGTGTCTTTATACACTCTTCATAAAAGCATTTAAGTCTCAGGAACGAGGAAACTGGAGAGAAAAGTACCGAGAGGAATAGAATCCATGGGAGggtagtttattattattagttattattacttttattgtttGCAGGTCAAATCTATACTGACAACACTTGTTCAAGGCCTCAGCATACCAGTAACTTGCAAGATCAGAATTTTGAACTCGCTGCCAGAAACTCTCCAACTTTGCAAGATGATTGAGCAGTGTGGGGTTGCAGCCCTTTGTGTCCATGGCCGCACAAGACAGGAAAGACCTCGCCATCCTAACCATAATGACGTAATAAGAGAGATAGCAAAGGCTCTCACGATACCAGTAATTGCAAAGTGAGTTTTCCAttcaaatacattttttttttcactatcttTTTATAGTGAAAATACTTGTGAAGTCTACCAAGCAATAGAAATACAGGAGACCACTTTCTTTTTAGACCACCTGTTTTCTGGATTTGGAATTTCACAAAGTTTGCAACACAAACTTGTCCATCTGTAGGGTGTGCATGGTCTCAAGAATATGATCTTGAAGGAATTACTGGGTGGCCATGCACATAACATACTTATTTTATGATTGGCATGTGTTCCCAAAGTGTATTGGATTATAAAATGAGTTGGTTATTGCAAGTGTTCAATGGAGATTTGATCCAGGACACATTACTCGCACCACATACAGGGGACTTTTACCATGGTCAGTTGTCTAATAGGTCCCTGAAGAAATAACCTCATTATACAGTGAGAGCTAGACAGCAAGTTGCCACATTTGCACTTAACTGTTGTGTGCCATGAGAGACACTGTAGTCACTACCATTTTTCCAGTTTCAGTAAATTGCTTACCTCACAGATTTTAATTTATCATAGAGGTGTAGTGCTACTATACAACCTTATATCATTTGCTTAGGATTGAAATATGTTCATTCTTCTTTCAGTGGTGGCTCTAGAGAAATATCAAGTCACCAAGACATTGAGAAATTCCGACAAGATACAGGAGCATCCAGCGTGATGATTGCCAGGGCAGCCATGTGGAACTGCTCCATCCTGAGACCTGATGGATACCTACCTCTGGACACTGTGGTAATATAACCCGCCTTGAAATAGCTGTTATTGTGTTACTAAGACTATGGGTTTCAGAGGCCATGTTATATTGTTTTTCGGTAATTTATTAACAAAGCGTCAGATAAGGATAATTTGGCAGTGTGTTTCAGATCTTGCCCTATTTTTCTCAGTATGATGTGGataattaaatctctctctctggttatttAATCAGCAATTGCATGTGACAACAAAGACGAgaaattatactctctctctctctttttacatcttacaaatgagtacatatatgtcgatgagcgggcaacggcccgccgctggggggagtgtcagggccaccctggggggggtctctctctctctcatattttaaaAGACCTCTTAATAGCATGCACCACAAAATGGCCTTTTACCCACATTGACGGCAATATGTACATACAACAAGGGGTGACATTTGCAAATTACTATATGACTTGCCTTGAAAACAGTATTATTGATAACAGTTACAACCCCAAACCAGTCCTCTCCTGCAGATATGTTGATGATTGTTTCCTTGTAATACAGGATATAGAATCACTTGACAAGCTCAAAGACTCCTTTCAACAAAATGCAGTTCTCACATTTACTCATGAAGTAGGCATAAATAATCATATAAATTTCCTAGATGTACACGTAGATGGCAATAATGAAAGTAAATTCATCACTACAGTATACCGGAAACTGACTACCAGTGGTATATACCTAAACTATAAAAGTGAATGCCCTCAGAGATACAAAGATGGAACAGTTAAGGCATTCCTACATCATAACTACAAAATTTCCTCCTCCTGGCCGAACTTCCATAACAGCATCAATATTTTAAAGCAAGCATTCATAAATAATGGCTACCCTAACAAAAACTTTGACAACATACTCCTAGATACCTAGACAAAGTCACAGCTTGTGGACCACCTACTAATACTGAAAATCAATCAAATATTCACCACCTCCTAATActgaaaatcaataaaatattcATAACATTTATTACCTAAACCAATACTCacctcctccgatcacaatcttatttctgcatcctgtcctatcgctcctgtacaccctctggacccaccgaagaggcgatgcttctggcattttgcttcagctcggtgggacgacctgaggatgtacttttctgatttcccgtggaatgattattgcttccaggatagagacccctctgtgtgtgctcagcgcatcacagaggtgattgtctctggaatggaggcatacattcctcgttctttctctactcctcaagctaaaaagccttggtttaatcacgcttgttctcgtgctgtcaatgatagagaggtagctcacaaaaggtaccagagccttcaaactaatgctaattatgaactttacatttacttctggcatctagccaaaaacatctcctccaactttacttcttcatctttccctccactcctcagtcctgacggcaacactgccgtctcatctatctctaaggctgaactcttctctcaaactttttctaaaactccactctggacgattctgggcatattcctcctactcatccccctctgactcctttatgcctgtgataaagattcttcaaaatgatgttttctatgccctctctggcctcaatcctcagaaggcttatggacctgatggagtgccgactattgtccttaaaaactgtgcctccgtgctgtcaccctgcctggtcaaactctttcgcctctgcctgtcaacatctacctttccttcttgctggaagtatgccttcatacagcctgtacctaagaagggtgaccgctccaatccctcaaactaccgtcctatagctttactttcttgtctatctaaagcttttgaatcaatccttaaccggaagattcaaaagcacctttccacttctgaccttctatctgatcgccagtataggttccataaggcgttctactggtgatctcctagccttcttaactgactcttggtcatcctctcttagccgtttcggtgaaacttttgctattgcgctggacatatcaaaagcttttgatagggtctggcacaaatctttgctttctaaactaccctcccacggtttctatccttctctctgtacctttatctccagtttcctttctgaccgttctatttctgccgtggtagacggtcactgttcttcccctaaatctattaacagtggtgtcccacagggttctgtcctatctcccactttttctgttgttcattgatgatcttctttccaaaacgaactgtcctatccattcctacgccgatgattccactctgcattactcaactttttaatagaagacccacccttcaggaacttaacgactcaaggctggaggccgcagaacgcttagcctcagaccttactattatttccgattggggcaagaagaacctggtgtccttcaacgcctcaaaaacacagtttctccacctatccactcgacacaatcttccaaacaactatcccctattctttgacaacacccagctatcaccttcctcaacactaaacgtcctcggtctatccttaactcaaaatctcaactggaaacttcatatctcatctcttactaaatcagcttcctcgaggctgggcgttctgtaccgtctccgccagttcttctcccctgcacagttgctgtccatatacaggggccttgtccgcccgcgtatggagtatgcatctcatgtgtgggggggctccactcacacagctcttctggacagagtggaggctaaggctcttcgtctcatcagctctcctcctcatactgatagtcttctacctcttaaattccgccgccatgttgcctctctatcttctatcgatatttccacgctgactgctcttctgaacttgctaactgcatgcctccccctccagcccgctgcactcgactttctactcatgctcatccctatactgtccaaaccccttatgcaagagttaaccagcatcttcactctttcatccctcacgctggtaaactctggaacaatcttccttcatctgtatttcctcctgcctacgacttgaactcttt
This genomic window from Eriocheir sinensis breed Jianghai 21 chromosome 34, ASM2467909v1, whole genome shotgun sequence contains:
- the LOC127007044 gene encoding tRNA-dihydrouridine(20) synthase [NAD(P)+]-like isoform X1, whose translation is MVDSRDQDQARPPVQQEQEPRQCAKPGSPQSTGLYPKVTSTRGLHRVTMCSRNNQYMGKVIVAPMVRVCTLPFRLLTIDYGTDLVYTEETVDYKILRSVKRYNEVLGTTDFIDKSDGTVFFRTCEKERNKVIFQIGTNDAQRALKVGKIVEPYVAGVDVNMGCPKEFSLKGGMGAALLSQPEKVKSILTTLVQGLSIPVTCKIRILNSLPETLQLCKMIEQCGVAALCVHGRTRQERPRHPNHNDVIREIAKALTIPVIANGGSREISSHQDIEKFRQDTGASSVMIARAAMWNCSILRPDGYLPLDTVIEKYLRYCIDYDNPFTYSKYAVQNMLRELQNTPRGKAFLETQTLQEISIIWGLEDYFKKQLAKQNEGRKSLNFELKEGKTAMPPSADHVKIVEREENGQKVVEMPIQFIRGNYNNADLPKMLLNTHVYRNQLKGPTYSHVVVDKFFSASVTVDGVRYASTLREKSKRYSEQGAAIVYLHAVGAVGKTYGFVPPEGARKYLTVISKGIPEGDAIAKRSVETEDARPEKQDVDCKKRKSESDFPSNDLNPPKNSQESEHSKET